In a genomic window of Branchiostoma lanceolatum isolate klBraLanc5 chromosome 12, klBraLanc5.hap2, whole genome shotgun sequence:
- the LOC136445655 gene encoding keratin, type II cytoskeletal 2 epidermal-like, which translates to MSAILQHKAFSSSSSASFSSSGGGRAGGGGGAFGGGGASFGGGGASFGGGGARASFGGGARSSGSSSFSMGRSGGGFGGGRAGGAGGARMMGAGRAGGGGGGRSYGGSSMTAEQAQQMLVSLGEVRVDRSGDKDELAGLNDRFASFINKVRYLEEMNRKLTLQLEMVLKKSGAGAPDIGKMWEAELNNIRKLIEVVNNEKNALNSEKDGLQGEAATLKASFEEEQTRNEGLRDEITALRPDVDNVSVERVDLEARLDTIKAEIDFLKEVYAAELDALRGQIIDDGPGGVTTIDVGGAPDIDFNSILEEVRAQYDALAQQSKMESQGWYDTKVQGLTQQQGQAGRGLDDARAELSKMTSELRRLQAQIEAAKARNAQLQDQLTAVEERGVKQLEAKQEEITKLEEELTTIRSKIKEQMVEYQALMAVKMALDVEIGAYRKLLEGEEGRFGQGLAMGGGGGGGGGGGGGGGGGGGFSASSSSFSSGGGGFSSGGGGFSSGGGGFSSGGGGFSSGGGGFSSGGGGGFKGTMQSSAFGRT; encoded by the exons ATGTCGGCAATTCTCCAGCATAAAGCCTTCAGCAGCTCAAGCTCTGCCTCCTTCTCCAGTTCTGGTGGAGGTCGCGCGGGCGGAGGAGGAGGGGCCTTCGGCGGTGGCGGCGCAAGTTTCGGCGGTGGCGGCGCAAGTTTCGGCGGTGGCGGAGCCCGGGCGAGCTTCGGCGGGGGGGCTCGCAGCTCAGGCTCCTCCAGTTTCAGCATGGGCCGCAGCGGAGGAGGCTTTGGAGGAGGTCGTGCTGGAGGAGCGGGAGGAGCCCGTATGATGGGCGCAGGAAGAGCAGGTGGCGGCGGCGGTGGACGAAGCTATGGAGGCTCCTCCATGACGGCAGAGCAGGCCCAGCAGATGCTCGTCAGCCTGGGAGAAGTCCGCGTGGATCGGTCCGGTGACAAGGACGAGCTGGCCGGGCTGAACGACCGATTCGCCAGCTTCATCAACAAGGTGCGCTATTTGGAAGAGATGAATCGTAAGCTTACCTTGCAACTGGAGATGGTACTGAAGAAGTCGGGCGCAGGAGCACCGGACATCGGCAAGATGTGGGAGGCAGAGCTGAACAACATCAGGAAGCTGATCGAGGTGGTCAACAACGAAAAGAACGCCTTGAACTCCGAGAAAGACGGGCTACAGGGAGAGGCTGCTACCCTTAAAGCAAG CTTTGAAGAGGAGCAGACTCGCAATGAAGGCCTGCGCGATGAGATCACAGCCCTGAGGCCC GACGTGGATAATGTGAGCGTTGAACGTGTTGACCTGGAGGCCCGTCTGGACACCATCAAGGCAGAGATCGACTTCCTCAAGGAGGTGTACGCCGCG GAGCTGGATGCCCTCCGAGGACAAATCATTGACGATGGTCCTGGTGGGGTTACGACAATTGACGTCGGCGGCGCCCCAGACATCGACTTCAACAGCATCTTGGAGGAAGTGCGCGCCCAGTATGACGCTCTGGCACAGCAGTCTAAGATGGAGTCGCAGGGCTGGTATGACACGAAG GTTCAGGGGCTGACCCAGCAGCAGGGCCAGGCCGGCCGCGGATTGGACGACGCACGCGCGGAGTTGAGTAAGATGACAAGCGAGCTGAGGAGGCTCCAGGCACAGATTGAAGCTGCCAAGGCCAGG AATGCCCAGCTCCAGGACCAGCTGACTGCTGTTGAGGAACGCGGCGTGAAGCAACTTGAAGCTAAGCAGGAAGAGATCACCAAGCTGGAGGAAGAGCTGACCACCATTCGCAGCAAGATCAAGGAGCAGATGGTAGAGTACCAGGCACTGATGGCAGTCAAGATGGCCCTGGATGTCGAGATCGGCGCATACCG TAAACTTCTGGAGGGCGAAGAGGGTCGTTTCGGACAAGGACTGGCGATGGGCGGCGG tggcggcggcggcggcggcggcggcggcggcggcggcggcggcggcggtttCAGCGCCAGCAGCAGCAGTTTCAGCTCTGGCGGCGGAGGATTCAGCTCTGGCGGCGGAGGATTCAGCTCTGGCGGCGGAGGATTCAGCTCTGGCGGCGGAGGATTCAGCTCTGGCGGCGGAGGATTCAGCTCTGGTGGCGGGGGAGGCTTTAAGGGGACTATGCAAT cGTCAGCTTTCGGGCGGACCTGA
- the LOC136446389 gene encoding uncharacterized protein translates to MGSPVSPVLANMFMEWLEQHAMATVPVTCRPKLWKRYVDDVMEVVKRGAQQELTDHLNNIDPTGNIQFIYEEEEKGTMPFLDTLLGRKGDGTVKFLVYRKSTHTDQYPNFQSHHQLHQKLGVIRTLMDRCNAVVTENQDEELETQHIKMALIRCGYPEWTFQKVEQQRRRRK, encoded by the coding sequence ATGGGTAGCCCTGTGTCCCCGGTGCTGGCCAACATGTTTATGGAGTGGCTGGAACAACATGCCATGGCCACAGTACCAGTCACATGCAGAccaaaactgtggaaaaggTACGTCGACGATGTCATGGAGGTTGTAAAGAGGGGGGCTCAGCAGGAGCTCACAGACCACCTGAACAACATTGACCCGACTGGTAACATACAGTTTATCTATGAAGAGGAAGAGAAAGGAACAATGCCTTTCCTCGACACCCTTCTAGGACGCAAGGGGGACGGCACGGTCAAGTTTCTGGTGTACAGGAAGAGCACACATACAGATCAGTATCCAAACTTCCAGTCCCACCACCAACTACACCAAAAGCTGGGAGTTATCCGCACCTTAATGGACCGTTGTAACGCAGTAGTCACAGAGAACCAGGACGAAGAACTAGAGACACAGCACATAAAAATGGCTCTCATACGTTGCGGCTACCCGGAATGGACTTTCCAGAAAGTGGAGCAACAGAGGAGGAGACGCAAATAG